A single Verrucomicrobiia bacterium DNA region contains:
- a CDS encoding sugar phosphate isomerase/epimerase, which translates to MNRRQFFAATAASVGAAATLSPISSAAQTTTAAQRRVKLAIATYSYWHFRGPKVSIETVIEKCAALGVEGVDILHRQMDLPERDPLSRAHRDYLHRLKRLAFANGVAPVCLSTHQGFVSPRPEVVAANVEHTKKCIEICYELGIPSLRINTGRWGTINDFDELMAQHGEEPILPGHTEAEGFKWCIDGIEACLPKAAECGVVLALENHWGLARTAAGLLRIANAIQSPWLGVLMDTGNFLTAPYQTADYDQLAQIAPRAVFVQAKTYPGGGEWYTLEMDYRRIAKILAEANYHGYVSLEMEGKEDPETAVPKSIAQLREAFA; encoded by the coding sequence ATGAATCGTCGCCAATTTTTTGCCGCGACGGCGGCAAGTGTGGGTGCTGCCGCCACGTTAAGCCCCATCTCCAGCGCCGCGCAAACCACCACCGCCGCCCAACGTCGCGTGAAGCTGGCCATCGCCACTTATTCCTACTGGCATTTTCGCGGCCCGAAAGTTTCGATTGAAACCGTCATCGAAAAATGCGCCGCGCTGGGAGTTGAAGGCGTGGATATTCTGCACCGCCAAATGGACCTGCCCGAGCGCGATCCGCTCAGCCGGGCGCACCGCGATTATCTGCACCGGCTCAAACGCCTGGCCTTTGCCAACGGCGTCGCCCCGGTTTGCCTTTCCACACATCAGGGCTTTGTCAGCCCCCGCCCCGAAGTTGTGGCTGCCAACGTCGAGCACACCAAAAAGTGCATTGAGATTTGTTACGAACTCGGCATCCCCTCGCTGCGGATCAACACCGGTCGCTGGGGGACGATCAATGATTTTGACGAACTCATGGCGCAGCATGGAGAAGAACCCATTCTGCCGGGACACACCGAAGCGGAAGGGTTCAAGTGGTGCATTGACGGCATTGAAGCGTGTCTGCCCAAGGCCGCGGAATGTGGCGTCGTGCTCGCTTTGGAAAATCACTGGGGACTGGCCCGAACGGCGGCAGGGCTGCTGCGCATCGCCAACGCCATTCAATCCCCCTGGCTCGGCGTTTTGATGGACACCGGCAATTTTTTGACCGCTCCGTACCAAACCGCTGATTACGATCAGCTCGCGCAAATCGCGCCCCGCGCCGTGTTCGTTCAGGCCAAGACCTATCCCGGTGGCGGCGAATGGTACACGCTTGAAATGGATTACCGGCGCATCGCCAAAATCCTGGCCGAGGCGAACTACCACGGTTACGTGTCGCTGGAAATGGAAGGCAAGGAAGACCCGGAAACTGCCGTGCCCAAAAGCATCGCCCAACTGCGCGAAGCGTTTGCCTGA
- a CDS encoding DUF1080 domain-containing protein, producing the protein MPIPPVPESSATLNRRSNFIRTGAVWGLLWLGSLAGTMAAVQVTTEVLPASGPSAETTFTNVPNVSRRDAAATAHLRILAGVVDPNSGGLTKLQDGRLPSAADAPGENFFFDAGTDGGRLLFDLGRLVSVERINTCSRHPGSRGPQVYRLYGSDGSGESFVERPQRTTDLARSGWQLLAAVDTRPATGDWGGEYRVRITDASGELGKFRYLLFDISPTEQNDPFGNTFYSEIDVIETGATEAATAAPYRFTTSTGEQQISVDTSEAPDLAEWVEDKLAPVLSAWYPRIVARLPSAGFNAPTNVTIVIRPADGVAYASGNRITANADWLRRELDREALGAIVHEAVHVVQAYGRSRRPGSQRPPGWLVEGIPDYLRFFLFEPQSHGADLIWLEGRRNAKLQYDQSYRITANFLDYVIRHHDAKATLLTQINAACRRGEYTDALWEQLTGKTLATLNEEWKQHVEAQLAARAGARLNTLTTAEQQAGWQSLFNGVDFTGWHNFKRDGVRPGWQVKEGLLICADPHDAGDLVTTETFAAFELQLEYNISKGGNSGIMYHVTDVGGAAWATGPEFQLEDNAHASDPQRCGWLYALYRPSEDPRTGQPIDATLPAGQWNQIRLVVTPDKCEHWINGVKYFEYQLGSDDFKGRVARSKFSQMPLFAQTGAGRIALQGDHGQISFRNLKIRRL; encoded by the coding sequence ATGCCGATACCACCAGTCCCCGAATCCAGCGCCACATTAAACCGCCGATCAAATTTCATCCGCACCGGTGCCGTTTGGGGATTGCTCTGGCTGGGGTCGCTCGCCGGGACGATGGCGGCGGTCCAAGTGACAACGGAAGTTCTTCCCGCCAGCGGTCCCTCCGCTGAAACCACTTTTACGAATGTTCCCAATGTGTCCCGGCGGGACGCGGCCGCCACGGCGCACCTCCGGATTCTGGCGGGCGTGGTGGATCCGAACAGCGGCGGCTTGACGAAATTGCAGGACGGTCGCCTGCCGTCAGCGGCGGATGCCCCCGGCGAGAATTTCTTTTTCGACGCCGGCACCGACGGAGGCCGGTTGTTGTTCGACCTGGGACGGCTGGTTTCCGTCGAGCGAATCAACACCTGCTCGCGTCATCCGGGGTCACGCGGCCCGCAGGTCTATCGCCTGTACGGCAGCGATGGCAGTGGCGAAAGTTTTGTCGAACGCCCCCAACGCACCACGGATCTCGCCCGCAGCGGCTGGCAGCTTCTGGCCGCGGTGGATACCCGGCCCGCCACTGGTGATTGGGGTGGTGAATACCGGGTCCGCATCACCGATGCCTCGGGAGAGTTGGGAAAATTTCGCTACCTGCTTTTCGATATTTCTCCGACCGAACAGAACGATCCGTTCGGCAACACGTTCTACAGTGAAATTGACGTCATCGAAACCGGCGCCACTGAAGCGGCGACCGCCGCGCCTTACCGCTTCACCACCAGCACCGGCGAACAGCAAATCTCGGTGGATACTTCGGAAGCGCCCGATTTGGCGGAATGGGTGGAAGACAAACTGGCCCCCGTCCTGAGCGCATGGTATCCGCGCATCGTGGCCCGGCTGCCCAGCGCCGGTTTTAACGCCCCCACCAATGTCACCATCGTCATCCGTCCGGCGGACGGCGTGGCGTACGCCAGCGGCAATCGAATCACGGCCAACGCGGACTGGCTGCGCCGCGAACTCGACCGCGAGGCGCTGGGCGCAATCGTCCACGAAGCCGTGCATGTCGTGCAGGCATACGGTCGTTCGCGTCGGCCAGGATCTCAGCGTCCCCCGGGCTGGTTGGTGGAAGGCATTCCGGATTACCTGCGTTTCTTTTTGTTTGAACCCCAGAGTCACGGCGCGGACCTGATCTGGCTGGAAGGACGTCGGAACGCGAAGCTCCAGTACGATCAAAGCTATCGGATCACGGCGAATTTCCTGGATTACGTGATCCGCCATCATGATGCCAAGGCCACCCTGCTCACCCAGATCAACGCGGCTTGTCGGCGGGGCGAATACACGGACGCGCTTTGGGAGCAGTTAACCGGTAAAACACTGGCAACCCTGAACGAGGAATGGAAACAGCACGTCGAGGCGCAGTTGGCGGCCCGCGCCGGCGCACGACTGAACACCCTGACCACGGCGGAACAGCAGGCCGGTTGGCAATCGCTGTTCAACGGCGTGGATTTTACCGGCTGGCACAATTTCAAACGGGACGGCGTGCGTCCGGGCTGGCAGGTAAAAGAGGGTCTGCTGATTTGCGCAGACCCGCACGACGCCGGAGACCTGGTGACCACGGAAACCTTTGCGGCATTCGAGCTGCAACTGGAATACAACATCTCGAAAGGCGGCAACAGCGGCATCATGTACCACGTAACGGATGTCGGCGGCGCGGCCTGGGCGACCGGACCGGAATTTCAATTGGAAGACAACGCCCACGCTTCCGATCCGCAACGCTGTGGCTGGCTCTACGCGCTTTATCGGCCGTCCGAAGACCCGCGCACCGGTCAGCCGATTGATGCGACGCTGCCGGCGGGACAGTGGAATCAAATTCGCCTGGTCGTCACTCCGGATAAATGCGAGCACTGGATCAATGGAGTGAAATATTTTGAATATCAGTTGGGCAGTGACGATTTCAAAGGCCGCGTGGCGCGCAGCAAATTTTCCCAAATGCCGCTGTTTGCACAGACGGGGGCGGGCCGCATCGCGCTCCAGGGCGATCACGGCCAGATCTCCTTTCGCAATCTCAAAATTCGACGACTCTAA
- a CDS encoding lamin tail domain-containing protein has translation MFNACSDLPMRKTASRPRLTFHSIGWLLTALAAGVFGWRSLQAADMTPLAVSGFNLDVVIESTAAGPPYQSYATNFNPSENWAFYQAGLSGKSYGLPANGSFLSALGDNTRFQFQPYTANNALVLSANTGLSEGTLTLVTPETYQRLAVIAHSGSGGGVPALTLHFTDGTSFVTTYNAPDWFFNPGAALSGMERIDLTNGGTEGAPDDPRFYQTTLNLASLLGANNKPIASLTFSKASSAGATGIYAVSGEVAPTAPATIVTSPTNTTVVEGTDLTLQAAVSGVPFPTLRWLRNGAVLPGATNTTYSFIAALADNNAAYRLVASNFVNGSSQVVTSAPAVLTVLADTNRPVLLYAQSLGLNQVLAQFSKSLQPSSATNPGNYALSGGLTISAITLDTAQSNVVLSVSPMTDNASYTLTVNHVADQTASANTVTNNSQAQFIASVYASVPIGDAPRGSQFYTGDGWDISGGGNGLGGSADQYQFSYVPRTGDFDVKVRLDALTLSDAWSEAGLLIRETLDPDSRMAGVMATPSISGCFFRSRSTANGAATTTGAFPANYPHTWLRLKRAANTFTGFAGVDGQNWTPLGSVNLTLPATVYFGFAVSSHHSSQLSTAAFRDFGEVTASGVNGDLPFEALSQSSRRTSLVISEIMYHPTNTALEYVELFNTRGEPESLEGFALRGSINYDFPVGTAIPGGGFLVVAKSPVDLQNAYGLPNVLGPFGNSLPNSSGTVQLVNRIGGVFLQVDYSDTPPWPVAADGAGHSLVLAHPSWGENDPRAWAASEVIGGSPGHSEFYVPDPLKHVVINEFLAHTDDPEQDYIELYNHSATPVNLTGCVLSDDPEVDKYLIPALTLPANGYVSFNQTLLGFSLAADGETIYFKNPARTRVLDAVRFDGQENGVATGRYPDGADQFYRLTAKTPSLPNAPVRVGDVILNELMYHPISENDDDQYVELYNRGAVAVNLDGWTLGDGISYTFPNGATIAANGYLVVAKARANFLSNYPAVNPALVYGDFGGRLSRSGERITLGKPDSTVSESGGVTVTNFFQIVVDEVTYADGGRWGQWADGGGSSLERIDPRANSRLPSNWADSDETQKAPWQLVSATGTIDNGSTTADQLQVLLQGAGECLIDNVEVWQDGVNLIANSTFEAGANGWVAQGTESTSSLETTEGYESAQSYHVRAVTRGDNQINRIRTPLTTTLASGTKNVTIRAHVRWLKGHPEILFRLRGNWLECAGEMALPISPGTPGAVNSRYQPNAAPAITEVQHSPVLPAANTAFIVTAQVQDPDGLSALQLKYRLDPNLNYSTVNMNDAGTAGDQVAGDGIYTATVPGQVSGALIAYYVTATDGQVPAATATFPNDAPTRECLVRVGETQPTGNFPTYRIWMSQATLNSWSVRNRLDNTPFDITFVLDDKRVIYNATGLYAGSPYISPGYSSPTSGRCGYSIDLPKDDLLLGDSGLVLDWPGGHGGETSAMQEQLGYWIADQLRLPFSHRYIIRLHVNGVTDESRHAVFEAVHQPGSSFIKQWSPDDTDGQFFKIDRAFEFSDSGSLIADPQPRIQNFTTTGGLKKREKYRWNFMYRAANRVNDYTGIFALADALNAAKPEPYTSSTLGLVDVEEWIRIFATEHIIVNFDAWGHDIGKNMYAYKPQNGKWQLYMFDLDWLMLAAQVSGSRPPESAPLFNSEDPVIAAMYAYPPFQRAYWRAVADALNGPFDPANYTPVMDAKYQSLVANQIKWCDGAALTSPAAVKAWFVARRTFLQNQLATVATTFSVNNSPSLAGNIATLTGTAPIGVDTITINGVPWSVRWTGVTTWTARVALSPGNNVFNVAGQDAHGETIPGATGSIAITYGGAVTSPVNQVVINEIMYAPLVPRAEFVELFNTSSSTSFDLSDWQFNGLSYHFPGGTFIEPQQYVVLTKDRTAFNTAYGPGITVLDEFQGVIQPEGETLSLLSPGAVPGDNTVVDRVRYEAAAPWAVPTLGGSLQLRDATQDNSRVANWAVTLQSGTQPESLSLLALTNTWKFMQVSNLDGVNWTAPTFNDAAWPAGPALLAYENNSAITPLIRTTLLDPRVATNNVTSGHAYYFRTKFNLTNDLAGYAVTADAYVDDGAVIYVNGTEAARLRMPTGLISNQTLTQSGQQPPSGDAIAPEAILLPTALFVPGENTIAISIHQNITGSSDITFGLSLVAQRLESWAATPGALNSVAATLPAFPTLWLNELQANNQTGPVDNFGQRDPWVEIFNPGASPINLTDYYLSDDYANPTRWSFPSGLTMPPQSFLLVWCDNEPAQTVAGVPHTNFRLPSGSGQVALSRLSGGTNQLVDYLTYHNLPANWSYGDVPDAQPFYRANLFYATPGVTNNGAAAPLPVFINEWMADNTHTLADPADGGFEDWFELYNAGSETVDLGGYYLTDNLGNKTQFEIPNNGQYLIPPGGYLLVWADNEANQNSANRADLHVNFALSKGGEAIGLFAADGTQIDAVTFGSQTSDVSEGRFPDGAANIYSMPTPTPRAGNVLPNTPPVLNPIPDQEITLGQTLTFTVSATDPDVPAQTLTFSLEAGAPAGAVINPLTGQFNWHPASAPTNATITVMVADNGTPSLTASRSFNVTVYPPPSLGIQVNDNQMQLSWPRGTLQEADEVTGPYHDLPAISPITIDLTEAQKFYRIRL, from the coding sequence ATGTTCAACGCTTGCTCTGATTTACCGATGCGCAAAACGGCATCGCGACCGCGGCTCACATTTCATTCCATCGGTTGGTTGCTAACGGCTCTGGCTGCTGGTGTGTTCGGTTGGAGATCGCTCCAGGCCGCCGACATGACGCCGCTCGCGGTTTCCGGATTCAACCTGGATGTCGTGATTGAAAGCACCGCTGCCGGTCCGCCCTACCAGAGTTACGCCACCAATTTTAATCCCAGCGAAAATTGGGCGTTTTATCAGGCGGGTTTGAGCGGCAAGTCGTACGGGTTGCCCGCGAACGGCAGCTTCCTGAGCGCGTTGGGCGATAATACCCGGTTTCAATTTCAACCCTACACGGCAAACAACGCGCTGGTGCTGAGTGCCAACACCGGGTTAAGCGAGGGAACACTGACACTGGTCACCCCGGAGACTTACCAGCGCCTTGCGGTCATTGCGCACTCGGGTAGCGGAGGTGGAGTGCCCGCTTTGACTCTTCATTTCACCGATGGCACTTCGTTTGTCACCACCTACAACGCACCGGACTGGTTTTTTAATCCCGGCGCGGCATTGAGCGGAATGGAACGGATTGATCTGACAAACGGAGGGACGGAAGGCGCTCCGGACGACCCTCGATTTTATCAGACCACCTTGAATTTGGCTTCGCTCTTGGGCGCGAATAACAAACCAATTGCCAGCCTCACGTTCAGCAAAGCTTCGTCGGCCGGCGCCACGGGCATTTACGCCGTGAGTGGGGAAGTTGCGCCGACCGCACCCGCCACCATTGTCACCAGCCCGACGAATACCACGGTCGTGGAAGGAACGGACCTCACCCTCCAAGCGGCGGTGAGTGGAGTTCCGTTTCCAACCTTGCGCTGGCTGCGAAACGGAGCGGTGCTCCCGGGAGCGACCAACACGACTTACAGCTTCATCGCGGCACTCGCGGATAACAACGCCGCCTACCGGTTGGTCGCTTCCAACTTCGTCAACGGCTCCAGCCAGGTGGTCACCAGCGCTCCGGCCGTGTTGACCGTTCTGGCGGATACCAATCGCCCCGTTCTGCTTTACGCCCAATCGCTCGGTCTGAATCAAGTGCTGGCCCAGTTTTCCAAATCTTTGCAACCGAGCAGCGCGACGAATCCGGGCAATTACGCGTTGAGCGGCGGCCTCACAATTTCAGCCATTACGCTCGATACCGCGCAAAGTAACGTGGTGCTAAGCGTAAGCCCGATGACCGATAATGCGTCGTACACGCTGACCGTAAACCACGTCGCGGATCAGACGGCGTCCGCCAATACCGTCACCAATAATTCCCAGGCGCAATTCATCGCCAGCGTTTATGCGAGCGTGCCTATCGGCGATGCGCCTCGCGGCAGTCAGTTCTACACGGGTGACGGCTGGGACATCTCCGGCGGCGGCAACGGTCTTGGCGGCAGTGCGGATCAATACCAATTCAGTTACGTGCCGCGTACCGGCGATTTTGATGTCAAAGTCCGCCTCGACGCGCTCACGTTGAGCGATGCGTGGTCGGAGGCGGGACTGCTGATCCGCGAAACGCTCGATCCCGATTCCCGCATGGCCGGCGTTATGGCCACGCCCAGCATCAGCGGCTGCTTCTTCCGATCGCGCTCAACCGCCAATGGCGCGGCCACCACCACCGGCGCGTTCCCGGCGAACTATCCGCATACGTGGTTGCGACTCAAACGCGCCGCCAACACCTTCACCGGTTTCGCCGGTGTGGATGGACAAAACTGGACGCCGCTCGGTTCGGTCAACCTCACTTTGCCGGCCACGGTTTATTTCGGATTTGCCGTGTCCAGCCATCATTCCAGCCAATTGAGCACGGCGGCGTTTCGAGACTTCGGCGAAGTGACTGCCAGCGGAGTGAACGGCGATTTGCCCTTCGAGGCGTTAAGCCAAAGTTCGCGCCGCACGAGTCTGGTGATTTCCGAAATCATGTATCACCCCACCAATACCGCGTTGGAATACGTGGAACTGTTCAACACCCGGGGCGAACCGGAATCACTCGAAGGCTTCGCCTTGCGCGGCAGCATCAATTATGATTTTCCCGTCGGCACGGCAATTCCCGGCGGCGGGTTTTTGGTGGTGGCCAAATCGCCGGTTGATTTGCAAAACGCCTACGGGTTGCCCAACGTCCTCGGACCGTTCGGCAACAGCCTTCCGAATTCCAGCGGTACGGTGCAATTGGTGAATCGCATTGGCGGGGTGTTTTTGCAGGTGGATTACTCCGATACGCCTCCCTGGCCGGTGGCGGCGGACGGCGCGGGACATTCGCTGGTGCTGGCGCATCCCTCCTGGGGCGAGAACGACCCGCGCGCCTGGGCCGCCAGCGAAGTGATCGGCGGCTCACCCGGACATTCTGAATTCTACGTTCCCGATCCGCTGAAGCACGTGGTGATCAATGAATTTCTCGCGCACACGGATGATCCCGAGCAGGACTACATCGAACTCTACAATCACAGCGCGACTCCGGTGAATCTGACCGGCTGCGTGTTGTCCGATGATCCCGAGGTGGACAAGTATCTCATTCCGGCGTTGACCTTGCCGGCCAATGGATACGTTTCCTTCAATCAAACCCTCCTGGGCTTTTCTCTCGCCGCCGATGGCGAAACCATCTACTTCAAAAATCCAGCGCGCACTCGTGTATTGGACGCCGTCCGTTTCGATGGCCAGGAAAATGGAGTGGCCACCGGACGTTATCCGGATGGCGCGGACCAGTTCTATCGGTTGACGGCCAAAACGCCGAGCCTGCCCAACGCGCCGGTGCGGGTCGGCGACGTGATCCTCAACGAGTTGATGTATCATCCCATTTCCGAAAACGATGACGATCAGTACGTGGAATTGTATAACCGAGGCGCAGTCGCGGTGAATCTCGACGGTTGGACTTTGGGCGATGGCATCAGCTACACGTTTCCCAATGGCGCCACCATCGCCGCCAACGGTTACTTGGTGGTGGCCAAAGCGCGGGCAAACTTTCTGAGCAATTATCCCGCGGTCAATCCGGCGCTTGTTTACGGCGACTTTGGCGGTCGCCTTTCCCGCAGCGGCGAACGCATCACGCTCGGCAAACCCGATTCCACCGTCAGCGAAAGCGGCGGCGTCACGGTAACCAATTTCTTCCAGATCGTTGTGGACGAGGTGACGTACGCCGATGGCGGCCGCTGGGGACAATGGGCCGATGGCGGCGGCAGCAGTTTGGAACGGATTGATCCACGCGCCAATTCCCGGTTGCCCTCAAATTGGGCCGACAGTGATGAAACGCAGAAAGCGCCGTGGCAATTGGTCAGCGCGACGGGCACGATAGATAATGGCTCGACCACCGCCGATCAGTTGCAAGTTCTGTTGCAAGGTGCGGGCGAATGTCTGATTGATAATGTCGAGGTCTGGCAGGACGGCGTTAATCTGATTGCCAATTCCACTTTTGAAGCGGGGGCCAATGGCTGGGTGGCTCAAGGGACGGAATCCACTTCCAGTCTCGAAACCACCGAGGGTTATGAGAGCGCGCAATCGTATCACGTCCGGGCCGTGACGCGGGGCGATAACCAAATCAATCGCATCCGCACGCCGCTTACGACCACTCTCGCCTCCGGCACCAAAAACGTCACCATCCGTGCCCACGTGCGCTGGCTGAAGGGGCATCCGGAAATCCTCTTTCGTTTGCGCGGCAACTGGCTCGAATGTGCCGGCGAAATGGCGTTGCCCATCAGCCCGGGCACGCCCGGCGCGGTGAACAGCCGTTACCAACCCAACGCCGCCCCGGCCATTACCGAAGTGCAACACTCGCCCGTTTTGCCGGCGGCTAACACCGCTTTCATCGTCACCGCCCAAGTGCAAGACCCCGACGGGTTGTCCGCCCTGCAACTGAAATATCGTCTGGACCCCAACTTAAATTATTCCACCGTCAACATGAACGACGCCGGCACCGCCGGGGATCAAGTGGCGGGCGACGGCATTTACACCGCCACCGTTCCCGGTCAAGTCAGCGGCGCACTCATCGCGTATTATGTAACCGCCACCGACGGTCAGGTGCCGGCGGCCACGGCCACCTTCCCGAACGATGCACCGACGCGTGAGTGTCTGGTGCGCGTGGGGGAAACGCAGCCCACCGGAAATTTTCCGACCTACCGGATCTGGATGAGCCAGGCCACGCTCAATTCCTGGTCCGTTCGCAATCGCTTGGATAACACGCCGTTCGATATCACGTTCGTGTTGGACGATAAACGCGTCATTTACAACGCCACCGGGCTGTATGCGGGCAGTCCTTATATCTCTCCCGGCTACAGCAGTCCCACCTCCGGCCGGTGCGGTTACAGCATTGATCTGCCCAAGGACGACCTGTTGCTCGGCGACAGCGGTCTGGTGCTGGATTGGCCCGGCGGCCACGGCGGTGAGACCTCCGCAATGCAGGAGCAACTGGGCTATTGGATTGCCGACCAATTGCGACTCCCCTTCAGTCATCGCTATATCATTCGCCTGCATGTGAATGGAGTAACCGATGAATCGCGGCACGCCGTCTTTGAAGCGGTTCATCAGCCGGGCAGTTCGTTCATCAAACAATGGTCGCCGGACGATACCGACGGGCAATTTTTCAAGATTGACCGGGCGTTTGAATTTAGTGACAGCGGAAGTTTGATCGCCGATCCACAGCCGCGCATTCAAAATTTCACCACCACCGGCGGCCTCAAAAAGCGCGAAAAATACCGCTGGAACTTCATGTATCGCGCAGCCAATCGCGTGAATGATTACACGGGTATTTTCGCTCTGGCCGACGCGTTGAATGCCGCGAAACCCGAACCTTACACTTCATCCACTTTGGGGCTGGTGGATGTGGAGGAGTGGATTCGCATTTTTGCCACCGAACACATCATCGTCAACTTCGACGCGTGGGGGCATGACATCGGCAAAAACATGTACGCCTACAAACCGCAAAACGGAAAATGGCAGCTTTACATGTTCGATCTGGACTGGCTCATGCTCGCGGCCCAGGTTAGCGGCAGTCGTCCTCCCGAAAGTGCGCCGCTCTTCAACTCGGAAGATCCGGTCATTGCCGCGATGTACGCCTATCCGCCGTTTCAACGCGCCTACTGGCGGGCGGTGGCGGACGCCCTCAACGGTCCCTTTGATCCGGCCAATTACACTCCGGTCATGGATGCCAAGTATCAATCCCTGGTCGCCAACCAAATCAAATGGTGCGATGGCGCGGCGCTGACCAGTCCCGCCGCCGTAAAAGCGTGGTTCGTGGCTCGCCGCACCTTTCTGCAAAACCAACTCGCCACGGTCGCCACGACGTTCAGCGTCAACAACAGCCCGTCGCTCGCGGGAAACATCGCGACCCTCACCGGCACCGCGCCCATCGGAGTGGACACCATCACAATCAACGGCGTGCCGTGGTCGGTGCGCTGGACCGGAGTTACGACGTGGACCGCGCGAGTGGCTTTGTCACCCGGCAACAACGTGTTCAATGTGGCGGGTCAGGACGCGCACGGTGAAACCATCCCCGGAGCGACTGGCAGCATTGCGATTACTTACGGCGGCGCGGTGACCTCGCCGGTGAACCAGGTGGTCATCAATGAAATCATGTATGCCCCGCTCGTGCCACGCGCGGAATTTGTCGAGTTGTTCAACACTTCCAGCAGCACCAGTTTTGACTTGTCGGATTGGCAGTTCAACGGGTTGAGCTATCACTTCCCCGGCGGCACGTTCATTGAACCGCAGCAATACGTGGTGCTGACCAAAGATCGCACCGCCTTCAACACGGCCTACGGGCCGGGCATCACGGTGCTGGACGAATTCCAGGGAGTAATTCAGCCCGAAGGCGAAACTTTAAGCCTGTTGTCACCCGGCGCGGTTCCGGGTGATAACACCGTGGTGGATCGCGTTCGTTACGAAGCCGCCGCGCCTTGGGCCGTCCCGACCCTCGGCGGCTCTTTGCAATTACGCGATGCCACGCAGGATAACAGCCGCGTGGCCAATTGGGCGGTGACCCTTCAATCCGGAACGCAACCCGAATCGCTCTCCTTGCTGGCCCTGACCAATACCTGGAAATTCATGCAGGTCTCCAACCTGGACGGAGTGAACTGGACGGCCCCGACCTTCAACGACGCGGCCTGGCCCGCCGGGCCCGCATTGTTGGCCTATGAAAATAATTCAGCGATCACCCCCTTGATCCGCACCACTCTGTTGGACCCGCGTGTGGCCACCAACAATGTCACTTCCGGCCACGCGTATTATTTCCGCACTAAATTTAATCTCACCAACGACCTGGCTGGTTATGCCGTCACCGCTGACGCTTACGTGGATGACGGCGCGGTGATCTACGTGAACGGCACGGAAGCCGCACGACTCCGCATGCCGACCGGTTTGATCTCGAATCAAACTCTGACTCAAAGCGGCCAGCAACCGCCCTCGGGCGACGCCATTGCGCCAGAAGCGATTCTTCTGCCGACCGCTCTCTTTGTTCCGGGCGAAAATACCATCGCCATTTCCATCCATCAGAACATCACCGGCAGTTCGGACATCACGTTTGGCCTGAGCCTCGTGGCCCAGCGGCTGGAGTCATGGGCCGCGACACCCGGCGCCCTCAATTCCGTTGCCGCCACGTTGCCGGCCTTTCCGACGCTTTGGCTCAATGAACTGCAAGCCAACAACCAGACCGGGCCGGTGGATAATTTTGGCCAACGCGATCCGTGGGTGGAAATTTTCAATCCTGGGGCCAGCCCCATCAACCTCACCGACTATTATCTTTCCGACGACTACGCCAACCCGACGCGCTGGAGCTTCCCTTCCGGTCTCACCATGCCTCCGCAAAGTTTCCTGCTGGTCTGGTGCGATAACGAGCCGGCTCAAACCGTCGCGGGCGTGCCGCACACCAATTTCCGGCTGCCGTCCGGTTCGGGACAAGTGGCGCTGTCGCGGCTCAGCGGCGGCACCAACCAATTGGTGGATTATCTGACCTACCACAATTTACCGGCCAACTGGTCGTACGGTGATGTGCCGGACGCCCAACCGTTCTATCGGGCAAATCTGTTCTACGCGACTCCGGGCGTAACCAATAACGGTGCGGCAGCGCCACTACCCGTTTTCATCAACGAATGGATGGCGGATAACACCCACACGCTGGCCGATCCAGCCGATGGCGGTTTTGAAGATTGGTTTGAGCTATACAACGCCGGCTCCGAAACCGTTGATCTGGGCGGCTATTACCTGACCGATAATCTTGGGAACAAAACGCAATTCGAGATTCCAAACAACGGTCAGTACCTGATTCCGCCGGGCGGCTACCTCCTGGTATGGGCGGACAATGAAGCCAATCAAAATTCCGCGAACCGCGCCGACCTGCACGTCAATTTTGCGCTTAGTAAAGGCGGCGAAGCCATCGGATTGTTCGCCGCTGACGGCACGCAGATTGACGCAGTCACTTTCGGATCGCAAACCAGTGATGTTTCCGAAGGCCGCTTTCCCGATGGCGCGGCCAACATTTATTCAATGCCCACTCCCACTCCCCGCGCGGGTAATGTCCTGCCCAACACACCCCCGGTTCTGAACCCGATTCCGGATCAGGAAATCACCCTGGGACAAACCTTGACCTTTACCGTCAGCGCCACCGATCCCGACGTACCCGCCCAAACCTTGACGTTCAGCCTCGAGGCGGGTGCGCCAGCCGGTGCGGTCATCAATCCACTGACCGGACAATTCAACTGGCATCCGGCGAGCGCACCGACGAACGCAACGATTACCGTCATGGTGGCCGACAATGGCACGCCCAGCCTGACGGCCTCGCGGAGTTTCAATGTCACCGTTTATCCGCCGCCCAGCCTCGGAATCCAGGTGAACGACAATCAAATGCAATTAAGCTGGCCGCGCGGCACGCTCCAGGAAGCGGATGAAGTGACCGGGCCTTATCACGATCTGCCGGCAATTTCCCCAATCACCATTGATTTGACAGAAGCGCAAAAATTCTATCGAATTCGATTATGA